The genomic stretch GCCTATCGGTGTGAGTTGTGTGTTGTTTGCCCTGGTCTGCCTTGTCCCTGCGTGCCACCTTGTGTGCTCGCCTCCTCTGAGCAGCTTGGTGGCGCTCTTTGTTACCCAGGTGTGCCACGCTTTACTCCTACACCCCATGCcgcccagaggagctggagctgCGCAGGGGGGAGATGGTGGGCGTATACGGCAGATTCTCTGAGGGCTGGCTCCGGGGTCTGTCCCTCAGGACGGGCAAAGTGGGCATCCTGCCTGCCAACTACATCACACCAGTGCTCAGGTAAACCGGCCAAAAAACCAGCAGCTTAGCTGGTTACCAGCCAGGCTAAAAACTAGCTAACTGTATGGAATCACTCTGTGGCTGCTTCTGCCTTTGAGTCTCTCTGTTCCCCGATGCACATGAAATATTCATCTTTCTGCTGAAATCTCCTCCTCCTAAGAGCATTTCTGAGATCTCAGCAGCCATGATTCGCTCAGAAGAAACTGTGAAACTGCTTTAAAATCAGAGGCACTCAGACAACATGGAGTAGACCATCCAGGGAAGGAATATACTCTGTTTGAAAGATAATCAGTTATGGACAGAGTATGACTCTTGCTGGGTGGACAGCAGACAGGACCATGTGATCAAGGAATGGCGACTTTATATCGATTGTGGAGTTTGGGAAAAGAAATGAGTGCAACAGGAGAACTCATCAGCCTGGGAGGAGCTACAGCAGCGTGAGGGCTCAGGAATCTGGGTGTGGGTGGGTTTGCTGGGCTACGGCAGGAGAACAAGGTCTCACCCTTATCGGACAGGAAATGAAGTCAGTGAATGGGCCCCCAGccatgtctccccccccccccctcatacaGAGAGCTTTTAACTTAATATTCTCCCCTGATGTGCTCATAAGTGTCAGTGCAGTTAAGAAAGGCAAGCTAAGTGTTTAAGGTGGAACAAAGCCTTTATCACTAAAGAGAGGTCTTCTTCACAGAACCACAGCGAGGTTCCTGGAGCCAAAAGCCGCTCCTCCCCCTCTGAGCGCTCCTGGGGGGAAGAGGCCGGTGGGGTGCAAGCCCCAAGGGGCAGGCCTGGGCCAGGACAGGCCCGCCACCAACGGGCCTATTAGGTCAGCTGGACATGGCCCTGCTGTTACCATGGCGACCCAAGTCATGTCTTCGGTAGGGGCCGGTTCCGGATTGGCTAATCCGCACTCCTTGAGGAGGGGTCTCAGGGCTTCGCACGGGGGTGAGCACCGTCGAAGGAGGAGCAGGGCACCGTCAGACACCCGCCTTTCTGGTTAGCTCTCCTAGCATCGTTAACCCCACCCTCCGCTCTCAGGCTCCTCCCTCCAGAGGATCTCCTCCCTCCAGAGGATCTCCTCCCAGGCACCTCTTTTGTCCGCGGTCCGACCCCAGCAGATGGGCCTCCTGGGGATCTCTCCACAGAGCCAGGGCCTGTCCTCCGTCCTCTTTACACCAAAGACGAGAAGTGGTCTTGCCCTAAGCACCTCCAGGCTGCCCGTCTGGAATCACGTAGCGACAGCGCCCTCTGCTGATGGCTCCCTGTCGTCGGAGCCCCGAGATGCACCCAGAGGGCCTCACGAGAAGCAGGCTTCGGCACACCCTCAGTCAATCCTGGTGAAACCAGACTCGCAGAAGAGCGCTGCGGAGAAGGTGAGGCCTCGGCCTGCGTGTTTCTCCGATCTCTCATTCGGTCTCCGAACTCGAGGTTTCAATCATGTGATCTCACATAGTTGAGGCCGCTCCTCTCTCCGCAGCCTCTCAAGTCGGTGCGGTTCCTCAGCCAAGAGGCATCCCGGGAGAAAGCGAAGACCCTGCCACCCAGGGCCCACGCCGGCCTTGCCGCCCAGCTTGGCCTCCCTGTCCTGGAGGCGTGGGGAAGCCTTCCGGCACTCTCCACCAGGCAGCCCGTGCTCGTGGACGGCAAAACCGCCGGGATGCGGAGGGGCGGCACTGTGGAGGGGCTGGAGAGAGTCGGCTGAGCGTGTCTGAGGGATGGTGCCACATGGTGCCCAGGTCTGTCTGTGACACGCTAcaccctaactctaaccctcaCTGTAAACCTGAGCCTGCAGCAGTCCATGAGGCCCCAGCTGCTGAACCATCCAGTGTCCCAGCAGTGGTCCTGAAACCCACTCTCTGCACCCGCTGCTTTCTGCAGCTCTGTAACACACGTCATATTGCCCCTTAGAGCCCTCTTATATAGCCTAAGGGCAGCACTGTGGCTTGGGTGACCGAGTGTCCTGTCATGGTGTCCCCTGGATGGGCTTTCAGCTTACAGTTACCCTGCACTGGACAAGGGCTTCTGGGAAATGGATGCATGATGTAACCTTGTTAAAAGCAAAGATGAAAATGGACAATGAACTGCCCAATCATAatcatcgtcatcatcgtcCTCCTGTGATAATtgtgcacattttaaaaagcaaaaagcaggagctttttttttaccagtgtTTCAGTCTGTTACAGTATCGAGTCGCACTTTTGCTTCTAGTGGGCAGGTGCGTTAACACACACTCCTGTCTGCTGCGAGCTCAGCAACACTGATGTTCTCACACACTCCTGTCTGCTGCGAGCTCAGCAACACTGATGTTCTCACACACTCCTGTCTGCTGCGAGCTCAGCAACACTGATGTTTTGTTCTCACACACTCGTCCGCTTTCCTTGGGTGACTTACCCTACAAAATGCTGAGTGTGCAGGTGAACTTTCCCAGATGCATTTCACATGTCCGTAATCAGAGGTGCTTAGGACCACTGAGTGTTTCTGAGTAACAAGGCATGTACGTTCAGTTCTGATCTTACTGTTCAGTGATTTAGATCTAACCGTATTTAACCCATTGTCACTTGCAATTACTCTTGGCTCACTTGATGTTCTGCAACATCGCAGATTTGGAGCTctgattattttgtattttcatttttgctgTGTGGTGCTTTATTCAGGCCGAAAGATAACAGTAACATGTAAGTATGGATTACAAAGACattattaaatgtatataataatattcCTGCAAAGTGCAAACCGATGTGTGAATGGCCAAAATTATTTGAAACTATTATTCATGTTTAAGGTATTAAACATTTGAGGTGGCTTTCTTGTACTTAAACCATGTGCGTTCACTTTTAGTCCAGTGTGGCTGGTATTACAAGTTTGCAGATGGTTTAAAAACCAGCCACCAGTATGACAGTGAGCAGATGTTGTTTCTCAACGTCACTGTGCAATCATGCAGCCACCTTAGTTTGAAATGCACTGCATTCTATTCTGATTAGTGAACGCCAGTAACTCCACTAAATATTAACCAGTGAAAACATACCAACATGATGAATATAACCTCTTTCTTGTACTAATTGCATTTGTAAATAGCAGCATGTATGGTATGACTATCTTCACGTGTCTTCATGCCAGTTAAACAAGTGGCTTGGTTCTGTTTTCCAGCGGTGCCATAATTTAAAGATACAGCATGTAATTAACTGCCAGCAAATCGGAGGGTGGTGGGGTGCGGGGTTTCCAAAGGTCACTCAGGGCTCTCAGTAGCTGAGTACTGGCACAGCAATACTGCCCAGTTTCAGGTAAGCAGTGGTAACCAACatgcccagtcgctaattaactGCCACCTGCCATAATTCTCACACAGCTCCCTATATGCTACGGACTCACAGGTGGTTCCAGCAAAGCCCTCCCATCATTACAGGGAGTGTTCTTGGCGTGCCTGCATATCTGGGGACTACACCCCAGCTTAAACCGTAGCAGAAACCTGAGGTGTCGGGACCTGCCCGAAACGAAAGGGAAGAGCTTTCAGAGAGATCCTTAAATGTTCCTCAGTTAGCACACTAATGCCATTATAGAAAGCAGCATTTTCACTTATTAATTCCAAACTAAGACCAGAATAAACCTGTAATATTCCCCAGCAGATTAAGGCCCTTGCATTATGCCGATTATTGCTGGCAGTGTGACACGCTGGTACTTTAGCTGAACATTCTTACAATGTCATGTTACGAAAAGTGTGTTACAACCCTCTTATTGCCTGTGTGAGACAGTGACatattttcaaaaaataaattgCTTTATGTTGGGAAAGGAAATGCTGGTGCTTGTTCTTTTGATCATGAGGAGTTTGGCTGCTGATCTCAAACGGGTCATGAAGTCTGAAGAACGAGCCGACTGGTGCATGGGAAGAATGATATATCATACTGGTGGCTCTCAGAAGTCCTATCTTGTAACGACCCTGCCCTCTTCTGGCAGTCTGTGTGATTAGAGCACAGATCACAGGGCAATATCAAGCCAACTAAATTCTCTAAACTAGAAAGCCTCCTAAccttgaaaaataaaaacttattAAAGTGTAAACTAAtatcatacaataaaattaataattaccATCTGACATTCTAGTGGTAGGGAAATGGTGGCTTACGTGTATTTATGCTTTTGCTTAAGTAGCACAGTGTTTGACTCAGGAAAGATAAAGCAGAGGAACCAATCAGAAGCAGtttctccattttcttttaTTGGACACCGTTAAGCTGTTAGACAACAATCACGTCCGTCTATTTGACTGACTGTAGAATAACGGTAATTCTGGGGAAGGTCATCAGGCTTTCTGAATGTGTGTAGAGAGACGATCATGACATGGCAAACGGACAAAGACGCTGACTGCATTCTCCAGGCGTGTCAGCAGAACATCTCTCCCCGCCCAATACTGCTGACGACCTTTAATGGACCAGGTAAGCCAGAGTGTCCCCGATGTCCACGCTTAGGCCGTTCTCCGTCAGCAGCACCTTCTTGGCAGACAGGTCTACCTGGAACGCGGACTTGTCGGAGATGGCCGTCTTGCCCTGTTCCTCCTTCCCCAGGACAGGCAGCCTCCGAGGTCCCAGAAGAGGGTCATCATATCTCATCAGCTTCACTCTTGTCAGGTCTGGGATGGCGGGACGGAAGAGGGGCGTTACATAAGGCTGGCCTCCCCCAACTGGCATCCGCCTCTCTCACGCCGGGGACATCAACGGCTCCCCCTGGTGGACGTCTGAGCTTACCTTTGATTGCTCTGTTCACTCTGGACAGCCGGCGGAC from Paramormyrops kingsleyae isolate MSU_618 chromosome 10, PKINGS_0.4, whole genome shotgun sequence encodes the following:
- the sh3rf2 gene encoding E3 ubiquitin-protein ligase SH3RF2 isoform X2, yielding MQEELSVFDLLECPLCLEPLDATARVLPCQHTFCKACLRKLASCCPELRCPECRALAPGGVEELPANVLLLRLLEGLQRGPRGASSRNRPHLARNYSLRRSREARYSAARPAQGRKSTPDRVPWSRALHNYHGNLPEESSVKSGDSAIPRRKVDKNSYHRDPPGNGTPPPADSAKTQPAPPLCRALHDFGLKEKVQEDGRDLLPFLKGDIITVIRRVDESWLEGRLGDKTGVFPVRVTEGPAPAPTERKVMQETPPIITMALVSPQSLMASAETQQSSSQQLSISVCATLYSYTPCRPEELELRRGEMVGVYGRFSEGWLRGLSLRTGKVGILPANYITPVLRTTARFLEPKAAPPPLSAPGGKRPVGCKPQGAGLGQDRPATNGPIRSAGHGPAVTMATQVMSSVGAGSGLANPHSLRRGLRASHGGSSLQRISSLQRISSQAPLLSAVRPQQMGLLGISPQSQGLSSVLFTPKTRSGLALSTSRLPVWNHVATAPSADGSLSSEPRDAPRGPHEKQASAHPQSILVKPDSQKSAAEKPLKSVRFLSQEASREKAKTLPPRAHAGLAAQLGLPVLEAWGSLPALSTRQPVLVDGKTAGMRRGGTVEGLERVG